The genomic segment GCTGCCAAAGCTTTTTGATCAAAGGGATGCTGAAATCTGACTATATTCAGTCCAGTCAATATTTTTTTTGTCATAATATTGTTTTATCTGCGTCCATCTGTCTTGAAAAGTTTGCTCAAGTCGGCAGAGCCGCCCACGCAACTTTTCGCTGCGTCCATCTGCGGTTAATTATTCTTGCTTATACTTCACTAGCATCAGAAATGCTATAAGTGTTACCCTTTCTGAATAAATTGCTTTAAAATTTCTCCTGGCTTTCTATCCCAAGTATCAATATGTTCATAGATTAAATGATCTGAATTGAATTTGTAAGTTGAATAACCATTAAAAAATATCTTAGCTTGCCAAGGCACACGCAAAACACCACGCACTGTCCATTTCGCTAAAATCGTATCTTCTGCTGATTGATACACTTCATGTAAATCAAAAGCGATGTGAGTAAAAAATAATTGGGCGTGAAATCGTAATGTCCAAAAAATAATTCGATAGTTGAATTTATATTTAAATTTATTTACTGGGTCTTTAAAATAAATATCCTGTGTATAAATATTATATGTAATATCTTGCTCAAAAAGTGTGGGTAAATCTTGTTTGAGAGTTTGAATGACCTGTTCTATCTGTAATTTATCTGCCACGCGCTTTATCCTTTAAAAAAGATTTTTTAAGAATCTCTTGATTCTCTGCCAGAATGACAAAGAATTGCTGTTGCTGGGTTGTTGTAAATCAGCCAAAGTCGGAAACGCCGCAGGTTGAGAGTAGGGGCCATTTCGCAAAACTTGAGCAAGAGCATTGTTATTTTCGCGCAAACCTTCGTAAAAAAAGCAGACTTCCCCAGAAATTCCGAGTCGGCGGTTGTAAGCGATCGCCTGCACAAGATATTCTGGGCTGATGGAGTAATTACCAAGCTTGATCAAAATTCCCGGTGCTAACTTAGGGAGAGTTGCATCGCTAAACTGACAACTTGCTAGTCGGTTAGCGATCGCTTTATAACTATTAAAATCGCGGCGATATATCTGCGGGTGAATCATATCCACTATGCCCAACTTCAACCATGTGGCTGAGTCTTGGAGATATTCGCGCAATCCCCAATCATAAATATTAGGTGACATCGATACCAACAAGTTAGGATTAATTCTTTTGACTTCGCCATATAAACGTGCCAAAAAATCGGTCAAAATATCAGCACGCCACTGTAACCATTGTTTATCTTGGTGGTTATTGGGTGGACGACGGCCAAATTGCTGCTGATAACAGGCAACTGTTAAAGCATCATACCCTCCTTCTGATGGTAAAGCCGGAAAGCGATCATCTCCCTGAATCCCGTCCACATCATAATTTTTCACCACTTCCAAAACCAAATTCAACAGAAAATCTTGCACCTGGGGATGAAAAGCATTCATCCACTCAAAGCCATTTTTCTGCAACAAATTACCTTGACTGTCACGCGCCGTCCATTCTGGCTTTTTTTGTAACAGCATTCCACCATTCAAGTTGTAAGAACTCGCAAACCCATATTCAAACCAAGGGATAACTTTTAACCCCACTCGTCGCGCCTCGGCTATTACCTCCGCTAACGGGTCACGACCAACCGACATTGGGTCAATTTCCACTCCAAAATTTTGCCGCATAGTTTGGCTGGGGTACATAGTCACACCCTTATTCCAAACCACAGGGAATACAACATTAAATCCTGTCTCCGCTAACAAGTCCATCGCTGCTGCAATGCGTTGTTGTGACCGGAAAACTTTACTATCGGTAGTTGTCAGCCAGACACCGCGAATTTCTTTTGAGTTCATAGGTTTCAGGAGGAGTCTGATATCATGTCCGGGTAATGACTTACGATTAAGCGCCAGTTTCCAACCACGAATGAAATCTGGTTGTTGGAGTAAAGATTGACATTTTACTTTTGCCTTGTTGCACTAGTAACTAGATTAATTAAATTTTCAGGGTCAACAGGTTTAGTCAAGTAATGCTGAAAGCCGGCAGCGAGAATTTTTAAGCTGTCTTCTTCGTGGGAAAATGCAGTTAAAGCGATCGCTGGAATATCACCACCCTTTTCTGGTGCTAAAGCCCGGACTTGTTGGATTAAGTTATAACTTTCTTGGTTTGAGAGACTGAGGTCACTAATCAAGATATCTGGTTTTGTCTCTTCAATAATTACCAGTGCAGTCTCAATTGATGCGACGGCGGTTGCATTTGCGCCATACTCTTCAAACATAAAGGCCAAAAAGTTGCGGCTATCAGTTTCATCACCAACAACCAACACTTTCAAGCCTACCAAGGGTGTATTACCTGTTGTACAAGCAATCGAGTTGTCCGCTTTACCATCAAGACTGGGACTTGGCATTAAGGGAAGTCTTAAAGTGAAAGTTGCGCCTTTTCCTTTACCTGGGCTGTCGGCGATAATGATGCCGTGGTGTAGTTCTACCAAGTGACGGACGATCGCTAGTCCTAATCCTAAACCATTGTGCGATCGTGTGGTGGTGCTGTCTGCTTGGCGGAACCTTTCAAATACTTGGGGGAGAAAGTCTGGTTCAATCCCAATTCCTGTATCAATTACCTGAATTTGAGCATAAGATGAACTGACAAATTGAATAGGAGATACGCTAGATGTCAGGACGATTTCTCCTGCTGGGACTAGCTCTTTCGGCTCTGCTTCAGTTACTTGGATGAGTTCGAGATTGACAGTAACTTTACCATGTTGTGGTGTAAACTTAATGGCATTATTTAATAGATTCCAGATTATTTGTTGTAAACGTACTGGATCACCACAAACTGAACCAATAGCAGAATCAAGAATTGTGCTGATTTGAATATGTTTAGCATCAGCTAAGGGGCGGACAGCTTCTAGGGCGGCTTCAATGACAGCCACTAAGTTAACTACACATAAATTCAGTTTTAGCTGACCACGAATAATCCGCGATACATCTAAAATATCTTCAATTAATTGCACCTGAGATGTCGCATTACGTTCAATGGCTTCTAAAGCTTTAGTAGTTGCTTTATCATCCAGTTTTTTAGAACGTAATATTTTTGACCAGCCCAGCATAGAAGTTAAAGGTGTGCGGAGTTCGTGAGAAAGCACAGCCAGAAACTCATCCTTCATCCGGTTGGCGGCTTCTGCTTCTTGTCTGGCGGTTTGTTCTCGAATGATTTGAGCGCGGACTTCTTCAGCTTGCTTGCGTTCGGTGATATCTTCGAGAGTACCAACATAGCCCAATAATTTTCCTTGCGCCGAAACCATCCGGGATGAGCGCACCTGTACCCAACGCTGACTATGATTAGCTGTGAGAAATTGAAAATCTTGCGAGTAGTTTTGGGAACCAATATCTAAGTATTTTGACCAGGTAGCGATCGCTCTTTCGCGGTCATCGGGATGCACAAATTCCAACCATTGTTTTTCTAAACTTTCGGCAGCATTTAAACCACAAATTGCCTGATAGTGAGGATTAGTATATTTACATTTTCCTGCTGTATCTGTTTCAAAAATCCCCACCGGCGAACAAGTACTCAGAGAACGAAAACGTTCTTCACTTTGCCGTAATTCTGCATTCACAACTGCTAGTTGCTCTGCATGTTCTTTAATGGCTTGAGTTTTCTTAAATAGCTCAACAAATACTGTAACTTTCGATATTAATATATTCGTATCTATAGGCTTAAGCAAATAATCAACCGCCCCTATTGCATAACCTTTAAATAACATTTGGTCACTCGTGCTAAAGGCGGTGAGAAAAATAATAGGAGTTTGACACGACCTGTCTCGACTACGAATTAGATTAGCAGTTTCAAAGCCATCCATTCCCGGCATTTGTACATCCAGCAAAATGACAGCAAAATCTTGATGCAGCAGACACCGCAAAGCCTCAGAACCAGAGGTTGCTTTAACTAAATTTTCTCCCAGTCTTTCTAAAATTGCTTCTAGCGCCAACAAATTTTCTAATTTGTCATCTACCAAAAGGATGTTGACTTTGGGTTCAGGCTGCATGACTTATCGTGCTGTAATTCAGTTCAGGTCGGGGTTTCAATCTCTTCAAAGGGGATTGCTTGAATTATTATGACACGACACAGTTTCTGTCATTTGTCATTTGTCAACGGTCAATAGTCATTTGTGAATGTTAATTCTTCCCCTGTAACCCAAATCGATGTTTTTGGGGTAGGACGTAGAATATACTTTTGGCGACTGTAATACATCTTTGTATTTTAAAATATTACGCAAGCTCCAACCTGCAATCTGTGGTTGCAGCGTTTAGTTGTCACGCCTTTGTTTATCCGTTTGTAACACTTTTGCCAATAGTATCAGCTACAGTAAAGTGTACAAGTGAAGGCGGAAGCTACCCACAGCCGTCGCGGAGGCCAGTCAGTATGAATAGACCTTCGTTGTTTTGTCGTGTTGCCAAGAAAAAGGTGGTAGCTTATAAAATTAGTGATTTCACAACGACTATAGGAATAAATTCTTCTAGTTCCGCGATCGCCTGTTATAAGTGCTGGTTCATTATAGTTTTCTATTATACTTTTAGCTTCTCTCCGTATTATCTCTTAGTTTTTTTCAAAAATCAAATATGATTCCTATACAAGTTTGAACAGTTAAGCCGAACAGAGGTAGAACAAATGTTAGGAATAACGCTTCAGGAAACGAGAGTTTACCGAGAAATTAAGGAAGAGGGACGAGAAGAAGGCAGAATTGAGGGAGAGCGTTCGCTTATTCTCCGGCTACTACAAAACCGGGTGGGAGAATTACCTCCAGATGTGTGTGAATCTATTGCAACTCTGTGTTTAGAAGAATTAGAAAATCTGGGCGAAGCGTTGCTTGATTTTACTAGTTTGGCTGATTTGCAAGTTTGGTTAGAAACAGTTCAAAATTAGGATGGGCGTTTGCTGTAACAATGGCGATCGCATCTTCACATAGCATTCTTATGTTAGACCAAACTAATTCAGGTGTAGCTATCAATTCTTCTTACCCAGCGCGTCGAGGTAAACATAAAATCTTTATTGGGATGGCTCCCGGCGTGGGTAAAACTTATCGAATGTTAGAGGAAGGAAATGCACTCAAACAAGAAGGAATAGATGTAGTTATTGGACTGTTAGAAACCCACGGACGCAAAGAAACAGCAGAAAAAGCCGCAGGATTAGAAATTATTCCGCGTCAGCAAATTGCTAGAGGTGGGTTGACGCTGACGGAAATGGATACCGAGGCGATTTTACAGCGATGTTTAGGAACTAGCTCTTATACGTCTAAATCCCAATTGGTTTTAGTTGATGAACTGGCTCATACAAATGTCCCTGGTTCCCCACGGGAGAAACGCTACCAAGATGTGGAAGTGATTTTAGCTGCGGGTATTGATGTTTACTCTACGATGAATGTGCAGCATTTAGAAAGTCTCAATGATTTGGTAGCAAGAATTACGGGTGTGGTGGTACGAGAACGAGTTCCAGATAGGATTTTAGAAGCAGCAGACGAAGTAGTGGTAGTCGATGTGACACCAGAAACTCTGCAAGAGCGATTATTGGAAGGGAAAATTTACGAGCAGTCAAAAATCCAACAATCTTTAGATAACTTTTTTCAACGCCGGAATTTAATTGCTTTACGAGAATTGGCTTTGCGAGAGGTAGCCGACAACATCGAAGAAGATGCGATCGCCTCTAGTCCTAATGGACAATTTTGCAACATCCATGAGAGGGTTTTAGTCTGTGTATCTACTTACCCAAATTCATTACAATTATTGCGCCGTGGTGCAAGACTGGCTAATTATATGAATGCACCACTGTATGTTGTGTTTGTTGCTGATCCTGAGCGTTTTTTAAATAAGGAAGAAAGTTTACACATTCACAACTGTGAAAAGCTGTGTCAAGAATTTACAGGTACTTTTCTTCGCGTTACCAATGGTAACATTGCTCAAGCGATCGCCGAAGTTGCAGAGAAATACCGCATTACCCAAATTGTCATCGGAGAAAGTCAGCGATCGCGCTGGCAAATTTTGTTGAAAGGTTCATTAACTCAAAAGTTAGTTCGCTTATTGAAAAATATTGATATTCATATTATCGCTAGTGATAAACAATCTGCGGTTAAAAGTTAAATATATTCCCTTGGTGAGGTATACCAAAAAATAATTAACCGCAGATTGAAAAGGATGAACGCAGATGAACGCAGATAAATTCGGATTTCAGCAGGCTTTGAAACGCGAGAATATTAGCATTAAAAATATTAAAATACAACAAAACTATATTCTACAAAATATTTTTAATTTAGCATCTCAGCCTGATTCCTATACAAATAAAATTCAACAATTAACCCAAACTATCAATCAAACAGTCTCCACAATTGAAAATATCTGCACTACCAAACAAATCACACCCGCAAACCTGACTAATTCATCTCGTAAAATCTATGCTTGGTTGAAGTTTCTCTCTGAGGAACAAAATCTACAAATTCACCTAAACAGTACTTATCGTGTACGACAAATAATTGCACAAATTCTCTCTACAGAACAACAAAGTGCTGTAGAAATTATGGTTGAATTTACTAATTTAGCGGGATTATATCAAGGTAAAAGGTCTAGTAAGGTTGTTGCACTTAAGATGAACGAAGGTTTTATTAATGCTGATGCAGAAGTTTTACAAGCATTAGTGAAATGCACTCTCTTTGGTAAAAATCCAGAAAGTACTCGATTAATTAGAGGGTTTGCGAGTTCTGAAGAATATATTGCTGTTCTCTTAGAGTTAGATTTAATTGCAGAGGTAATTGCCGAAAATCCTCAAGGTAATTTTTATAATTTAAATGAATTGTTTGATCAGCTTAATTTTGAATATTTTGCAGCGAATCTTGTTAAACCCAGGCTTGTATGGAGCCAAATCAAAACCTATCGTAAGTTTGGGCATTATGAGCCAGCTAGAGATAGGGTAGTGATTAGCACAACTCTGGATAACGCTTATATCCCTAAGTTTGTGCCTGAGTTTGTTTTATACCACGAATTACTGCATAAATACCACGGCACAAAGTGGGTAAATGGTAAACGTATGGTTCACACCAGTCAATTTCGCACTGATGAACGAAAGTTTAAGTTCTACACAGAAGCAGATGAATGGTTAAAAAAGTTAACACTCAATCAAAGTTGATAAAAAACTTTTGGCTCAAAAACCTTACCCAATCAAGATTTCACACTTTGACTCCAAATTTAAGTATGTTTGGGGTTTTTTATTGAGATTTTAGTAGTACAATTGTTCTAGTGATAGACCTCTGAGCGATACTTTGCCGACGCGAAGTTTAAACGATATCAATACTATGATGACACCATTACAGGGTATAGTTGCAAGCCAAACCCAATCGAAGTTTGAGCAATATCATGAACATCAAGCTAATCGCCCAAAAAGCTTTAAGCGCGAACATATTGCTTTTCAAAGGCTAACTGATGTCACTCAGGTAATTTTGCATCATGCTTTTTGGTTGGCGGAACAAAAAAAACAGCTTTCTTTGCGAGATTACAAACAGCTACTTTTAGAACATGGTTGGCAAGGCGAAGAAAAGCGATATCTGAAAATAGCAGCAGCGTTTGCGAAGTTTTCGCCGCAAGATGTCGCGCAAGTTGAGCCGAGAACTATTTATCAATTGGCAGAAAACAGCAAAAAATACGAGCAAGTTATCAATCGGCTACTAGATTTAAGCATTATTAATCAAGAAAATGTGCGTTCTTTAATTAAAAAGCAGCGTCCAGCCAAAACTGCTGAGTATAAAAATGAAAAACCTAGTATTTGGCGACGGACAAAAAACGGCGGGAGATACTGCCAAATTCCCCCAATTCATGAACCGTCAGAACAAACTGGGATGACTTTGCAAAGAATGATGGATGAAGAAGGATTAAGCGCCCAGCATATTGTGGCAGAAGCGATCGCACTCCGACAAGCATATAAACAAGGGCAACTCATCCACACTGCCAATCAATAAGGTTCAATTAAGGTGATGAAAGTTGATTTCTCAATTTCTGCTCTACCCATAAAGGGATAGGGTTTTAAGGCGAGTATATTTTCATTTTTTCACCCACCATTCCACTCACTATGAGTATTATTGTTTTCGGCAGTATCAATCTAGATTTAGTCGCCACCGCCGCTCATTTACCAACTAGCGGCGAAACTTTATTGGGAAAAAACTTTTTTCAAGTCCCAGGCGGTAAAGGGGCAAATCAAGCCGTAGCCTTAGCGCGTTTGGGAATTCCCACTCAGATGGTAGGACGTGTGGGAACCAAAGGTTTTGGTGCAGAATTGCTGGATAATTTGCAAACTGCTGGCGTACAAACTGAGAATATTTTCCGAGATGAAACTGTCAGTTCTGGTGTTGCCATAATTATTGTTGATGATGCTGGACAAAATCAAATTGTGGTGGTTCCTGGTGCAAATGGAGAAGTAAATCAGGCAGATGTAGAGAGGTTATTGCCTTTATTACCAACAGCCAAAGCACTACTTTTACAATTAGAAATTCCCTTGAGTGCAGTTGTGGCTGCTGCTCAAGCTGGACGTAATGCAAATATTACCGTGATTCTTGATCCTGCGCCGGCACAATCTTCTTTACCCGCCGAACTTTACCCGTTGGTGGATATTATCACCCCCAATGAAGTAGAAGCCGGACAATTAGTTGGTTTTAAAGTAGATAGCCAAGAGTCAGCCACCAAAGCCGCGACAGTGTTATTGCAAAGAGGTGTAAAATCTGCGATCGTCAAATTAGGTGCAAAAGGTGTAGTTTGCGCCACCGCCGAAGAAACATTTTTTGTACCAGCTTTTAGAGTTGATGTTGTAGATACTGTGGCGGCTGGTGATGCTTTTAATGGTGGTTTAGCTGCTGCACTTTACGCGGGAATGTCTTTACATCAAGCCGTGATTTGGGGTGCAGCCGCAGGTGCTTTAGCCGCGACAAAATCCGGCGCACAAACTTCGTTACCTGATAAGTTGACTTTTGAGGCTTTCCTTAAAGGTAGGGGAGTGGGGGAAGACAAGGGGGACGAGGGGGCGAGGGAGACAAGGGAGACAAGGTAGATAAGGTAGATAAGTCTGTAGCATGACGAATGACGAATGACTAATAACTAATGACAAACGACAAAGGACAAATGACTATTTCCCAATGTCTTCATTCCAGAGTTCGGGGTTGGTTTGAATAAAGTCACTCATCATTTGTTCGCATTCATCTAAATTTAAATCAATTACTTCTACGCCGTGAGATACCATAAATTCTTTCGCGCCAGGAAATGTGCGAGATTCGCCGGCGATGACTTTTTTGATACCAAACTGCACAACTGCCCCGGCACACAAATAACACGGCATTAAGGTTGAATATAGGGTGGTACCTCTGTAACTGCCAATTCTGCCAGCGTTACGGAGACAATCAATTTCGGCATGGGTAACAGGATCGCCATCTTGGACGCGCTTATTGTGTCCTCTACCAAGAATCTCGCCATCCTTGACGAGAACGGAACCGATGGGAATTCCACCTTCTTGTCTACCTTGTCTAGCTTCTGCGATCGCAGCTTGCATAAATTCATCCATTCTCTTATTCTCCTTTATGTCAAAACAACTGGTATTAATGGATCACGATGGTGGTGTAGATGATTATCTAGCAACTATGCTGCTGTTGACGATGGATCATATAGAATTGCTTGGTGTTGTCGTCACTCCTGCTGATTGTTATGTCCAACCTGCCGTTAGTGCGACACGCAAAATCATTGATTTGATGGGATTTTCTCATATCTCAGTTGCTGAAAGCACAGTACGCGGGATAAATCCTTTCCCCCGGCTTTATCGACGTGATTCGTTTATTGTTGACCATCTCCCCATTCTTAACCAGCAGGATACTATTAATACACCTTTGGTTGCTGAAACTGGACAGGATTTTATGGTGCGGGTGTTACGAGAAGCACCCCAACCAGTAACGCTGATGGTAACAGGGCCATTAACGACAGTTGCAGTAGCGTTAGATAAAGCACCAGATATTGAAGCCAAGATTCAAAAAATTGTCTGGATGGGTGGCGCGTTGAATGTTGGTGGAAATGTGGAAAAAAGTTTAGAAGCCGGACAAGATGGTTCGGCGGAATGGAATGTTTACTGGGATGCAGTTTCCGCCGCGCGAGTTTGGCAAACCCAAATTGAAATTATTATGTGTCCGTTAGATTTAACTAACAATGTCCCAGTGACATCAGATATTGTGTACAAAATGGGCAAACAACGTCACTATCCCATCTCTGATT from the Aulosira sp. FACHB-615 genome contains:
- a CDS encoding DUF2358 domain-containing protein, with translation MADKLQIEQVIQTLKQDLPTLFEQDITYNIYTQDIYFKDPVNKFKYKFNYRIIFWTLRFHAQLFFTHIAFDLHEVYQSAEDTILAKWTVRGVLRVPWQAKIFFNGYSTYKFNSDHLIYEHIDTWDRKPGEILKQFIQKG
- a CDS encoding glycoside hydrolase family 10 protein, yielding MNSKEIRGVWLTTTDSKVFRSQQRIAAAMDLLAETGFNVVFPVVWNKGVTMYPSQTMRQNFGVEIDPMSVGRDPLAEVIAEARRVGLKVIPWFEYGFASSYNLNGGMLLQKKPEWTARDSQGNLLQKNGFEWMNAFHPQVQDFLLNLVLEVVKNYDVDGIQGDDRFPALPSEGGYDALTVACYQQQFGRRPPNNHQDKQWLQWRADILTDFLARLYGEVKRINPNLLVSMSPNIYDWGLREYLQDSATWLKLGIVDMIHPQIYRRDFNSYKAIANRLASCQFSDATLPKLAPGILIKLGNYSISPEYLVQAIAYNRRLGISGEVCFFYEGLRENNNALAQVLRNGPYSQPAAFPTLADLQQPSNSNSLSFWQRIKRFLKNLF
- a CDS encoding response regulator, with the protein product MQPEPKVNILLVDDKLENLLALEAILERLGENLVKATSGSEALRCLLHQDFAVILLDVQMPGMDGFETANLIRSRDRSCQTPIIFLTAFSTSDQMLFKGYAIGAVDYLLKPIDTNILISKVTVFVELFKKTQAIKEHAEQLAVVNAELRQSEERFRSLSTCSPVGIFETDTAGKCKYTNPHYQAICGLNAAESLEKQWLEFVHPDDRERAIATWSKYLDIGSQNYSQDFQFLTANHSQRWVQVRSSRMVSAQGKLLGYVGTLEDITERKQAEEVRAQIIREQTARQEAEAANRMKDEFLAVLSHELRTPLTSMLGWSKILRSKKLDDKATTKALEAIERNATSQVQLIEDILDVSRIIRGQLKLNLCVVNLVAVIEAALEAVRPLADAKHIQISTILDSAIGSVCGDPVRLQQIIWNLLNNAIKFTPQHGKVTVNLELIQVTEAEPKELVPAGEIVLTSSVSPIQFVSSSYAQIQVIDTGIGIEPDFLPQVFERFRQADSTTTRSHNGLGLGLAIVRHLVELHHGIIIADSPGKGKGATFTLRLPLMPSPSLDGKADNSIACTTGNTPLVGLKVLVVGDETDSRNFLAFMFEEYGANATAVASIETALVIIEETKPDILISDLSLSNQESYNLIQQVRALAPEKGGDIPAIALTAFSHEEDSLKILAAGFQHYLTKPVDPENLINLVTSATRQK
- a CDS encoding universal stress protein; protein product: MLDQTNSGVAINSSYPARRGKHKIFIGMAPGVGKTYRMLEEGNALKQEGIDVVIGLLETHGRKETAEKAAGLEIIPRQQIARGGLTLTEMDTEAILQRCLGTSSYTSKSQLVLVDELAHTNVPGSPREKRYQDVEVILAAGIDVYSTMNVQHLESLNDLVARITGVVVRERVPDRILEAADEVVVVDVTPETLQERLLEGKIYEQSKIQQSLDNFFQRRNLIALRELALREVADNIEEDAIASSPNGQFCNIHERVLVCVSTYPNSLQLLRRGARLANYMNAPLYVVFVADPERFLNKEESLHIHNCEKLCQEFTGTFLRVTNGNIAQAIAEVAEKYRITQIVIGESQRSRWQILLKGSLTQKLVRLLKNIDIHIIASDKQSAVKS
- a CDS encoding M48 family peptidase; translated protein: MNADKFGFQQALKRENISIKNIKIQQNYILQNIFNLASQPDSYTNKIQQLTQTINQTVSTIENICTTKQITPANLTNSSRKIYAWLKFLSEEQNLQIHLNSTYRVRQIIAQILSTEQQSAVEIMVEFTNLAGLYQGKRSSKVVALKMNEGFINADAEVLQALVKCTLFGKNPESTRLIRGFASSEEYIAVLLELDLIAEVIAENPQGNFYNLNELFDQLNFEYFAANLVKPRLVWSQIKTYRKFGHYEPARDRVVISTTLDNAYIPKFVPEFVLYHELLHKYHGTKWVNGKRMVHTSQFRTDERKFKFYTEADEWLKKLTLNQS
- the rbsK gene encoding ribokinase, which gives rise to MSIIVFGSINLDLVATAAHLPTSGETLLGKNFFQVPGGKGANQAVALARLGIPTQMVGRVGTKGFGAELLDNLQTAGVQTENIFRDETVSSGVAIIIVDDAGQNQIVVVPGANGEVNQADVERLLPLLPTAKALLLQLEIPLSAVVAAAQAGRNANITVILDPAPAQSSLPAELYPLVDIITPNEVEAGQLVGFKVDSQESATKAATVLLQRGVKSAIVKLGAKGVVCATAEETFFVPAFRVDVVDTVAAGDAFNGGLAAALYAGMSLHQAVIWGAAAGALAATKSGAQTSLPDKLTFEAFLKGRGVGEDKGDEGARETRETR
- a CDS encoding nucleoside deaminase; this encodes MDEFMQAAIAEARQGRQEGGIPIGSVLVKDGEILGRGHNKRVQDGDPVTHAEIDCLRNAGRIGSYRGTTLYSTLMPCYLCAGAVVQFGIKKVIAGESRTFPGAKEFMVSHGVEVIDLNLDECEQMMSDFIQTNPELWNEDIGK
- a CDS encoding nucleoside hydrolase, whose product is MSKQLVLMDHDGGVDDYLATMLLLTMDHIELLGVVVTPADCYVQPAVSATRKIIDLMGFSHISVAESTVRGINPFPRLYRRDSFIVDHLPILNQQDTINTPLVAETGQDFMVRVLREAPQPVTLMVTGPLTTVAVALDKAPDIEAKIQKIVWMGGALNVGGNVEKSLEAGQDGSAEWNVYWDAVSAARVWQTQIEIIMCPLDLTNNVPVTSDIVYKMGKQRHYPISDLAGQCYALVIPQDYYFWDVLATAYLGHPEFYQLRQWETEIITTGLSQGRTKVVPGGRKIYAMDTVDKEAFYAYILQQWAR